A section of the Terriglobia bacterium genome encodes:
- a CDS encoding protein kinase has protein sequence MPIAVGTKLGPYEVQGIAGSGGMGEVYRARDSRLDRTVAVKVLPDAVAADEDRLRRFEQEARSIAALNHPNILSIHDTGALDGTRYIVTELLEGDTLRERLASGALPVRKAVDYALQICRGLSAAHEKGITHRDIKPENIFITRDGRVKILDFGLAKQEGAAAAAAATVTHSRPVDTSPGTVMGTAGYMSPEQVRGKPVDQRTDIFALGAVLYEMISGKRAFHSDTAADTMSAILKEDPPDLTETNRNLPPGLERIVRHCLEKNPEERFQSAHDIAFALDALTGVGSSSGAAAKVDLGPRVKVRMVAAVIAVAIALALGIAMGKGAMRTTPPSFHPVTFRLGWMGDARFTPDGDMVYSAAWDGKQRELYVGRQGSPGERSLGIPDAEVLAVSKNGELAVLLHPVLISGQANFGTLARVPLSGGAPRAVLENVQFAEFSPDGSQLAIVRYIPATGAYRLEYPVGTTLYETKGWLSHPKISPSGDRIAFMDHPAPQGDDRGEVAVTDLKGHKTTLSSEWASVQGLVWHGDEIWFAASRAGISRQLYAVTLSGKQRLLISAPANLLVEDLNSKGQLLVRSEKPRLGVLGLAPGETRERELAWFNFSIVQDITPDGKTILLDEQGDAGGSNYLIYLRATDGSPAVRLSEGEAIKVSPDGKWVLSTLPGSGQPLRLIPAGAGEPRDITHDRMDDHGDPVWLPDGKRVLFVGIEAGHGPRNYLLDVDTGQARAVTPEGTRGTVLSPDGKVAAVLTADGNQALWALEGGEMRPIKGIDSKEWAFAWTSDGKSLYVTPSSGPDALPRKVFILDPVSGQRRLWKALAPSDLTGIKSVYPPAIARDGAAYAYTYTKSVGDLYIIEGVK, from the coding sequence ATGCCGATCGCAGTGGGGACGAAGCTGGGGCCGTACGAAGTCCAGGGTATTGCAGGCAGCGGGGGGATGGGCGAGGTGTACCGCGCCCGGGATTCGCGGCTCGACCGCACCGTCGCGGTCAAAGTCCTGCCCGACGCGGTGGCGGCCGACGAAGACCGCCTGCGGCGCTTCGAGCAGGAAGCGCGCTCCATCGCCGCCCTGAATCATCCCAACATCCTTTCCATCCACGACACCGGCGCCCTCGACGGCACGCGCTACATCGTCACCGAGTTGTTGGAGGGGGACACGCTTCGGGAGCGCCTCGCCAGCGGCGCGTTGCCGGTCCGCAAGGCCGTGGACTACGCGTTGCAGATCTGCCGCGGCCTTTCCGCTGCTCACGAGAAGGGCATCACCCATCGCGATATCAAGCCGGAGAACATCTTCATCACCCGCGATGGGCGGGTGAAGATCCTCGATTTTGGGCTGGCCAAGCAGGAGGGAGCTGCAGCCGCAGCGGCGGCGACGGTGACGCACAGCCGCCCGGTGGACACCTCGCCCGGCACGGTGATGGGTACGGCCGGCTACATGTCGCCGGAGCAGGTGCGCGGCAAACCCGTGGACCAGCGCACGGATATCTTCGCGCTGGGCGCGGTGCTGTACGAGATGATCTCCGGCAAGCGCGCCTTCCACAGCGACACCGCCGCGGACACGATGAGCGCCATCCTCAAGGAAGACCCGCCGGACCTTACCGAGACCAACCGCAACCTGCCGCCGGGACTGGAGCGGATCGTCCGCCACTGCCTGGAGAAGAACCCCGAGGAGCGCTTCCAGTCGGCGCATGACATCGCGTTTGCGCTCGATGCGCTGACCGGAGTAGGCAGCTCCAGCGGCGCTGCGGCGAAGGTGGACCTGGGCCCGCGGGTAAAGGTGCGGATGGTAGCGGCGGTGATCGCCGTCGCGATCGCGCTGGCATTGGGGATCGCCATGGGAAAGGGGGCTATGCGCACGACTCCGCCCAGCTTCCATCCGGTGACCTTCCGCCTGGGCTGGATGGGGGATGCTCGCTTCACGCCCGACGGCGACATGGTCTACTCCGCCGCGTGGGATGGGAAGCAGCGGGAGCTGTATGTGGGCCGTCAGGGAAGCCCCGGGGAGCGCTCGCTTGGCATCCCTGACGCAGAGGTGCTCGCGGTCTCGAAGAACGGCGAGCTGGCGGTGCTGCTCCACCCCGTGCTCATCTCCGGCCAAGCCAACTTCGGCACTCTGGCGCGCGTTCCACTGAGCGGCGGTGCACCACGTGCGGTGCTGGAGAACGTTCAGTTTGCCGAGTTCTCGCCGGACGGCAGCCAACTGGCCATCGTCCGCTACATCCCGGCCACCGGCGCCTACCGTCTGGAGTACCCCGTGGGAACAACGCTGTATGAGACAAAAGGATGGCTCAGCCACCCGAAGATCTCGCCCAGCGGCGACCGGATCGCCTTCATGGACCACCCCGCCCCTCAAGGGGACGATCGCGGAGAAGTCGCGGTCACCGATCTCAAAGGCCACAAAACCACGCTCTCGAGCGAGTGGGCGAGCGTACAGGGACTGGTGTGGCACGGCGACGAGATATGGTTCGCTGCAAGCCGCGCCGGCATCAGCCGACAGCTGTACGCGGTGACGTTGTCAGGCAAGCAGCGCCTGTTGATCTCCGCTCCCGCCAACCTGCTGGTCGAGGACCTCAATAGCAAAGGCCAGCTCCTGGTGCGGTCGGAGAAGCCTCGCTTGGGTGTGCTCGGACTCGCGCCTGGCGAGACTCGCGAGCGGGAACTGGCGTGGTTCAACTTCAGCATCGTCCAGGACATAACCCCCGACGGCAAGACCATCCTTCTCGACGAGCAGGGAGATGCGGGAGGATCCAATTACCTGATCTACCTGCGCGCTACAGACGGCTCACCGGCCGTGCGGCTGAGCGAAGGAGAAGCCATCAAGGTCTCCCCGGATGGAAAGTGGGTGCTCAGCACCCTGCCTGGTAGCGGTCAGCCGTTGCGTTTGATCCCGGCGGGAGCGGGAGAGCCACGCGACATCACCCACGACAGGATGGATGATCATGGCGACCCCGTCTGGCTCCCCGACGGCAAGCGTGTGCTGTTCGTCGGAATCGAGGCCGGGCACGGTCCCAGGAATTACCTGCTGGATGTCGACACTGGACAGGCAAGAGCCGTCACTCCAGAGGGCACGCGCGGGACGGTGCTCTCTCCCGACGGAAAGGTCGCGGCAGTGCTGACGGCGGACGGTAATCAGGCGCTCTGGGCGCTCGAGGGCGGCGAGATGCGTCCCATCAAAGGCATCGACAGCAAGGAATGGGCCTTCGCCTGGACGTCAGACGGGAAGTCGCTGTATGTCACGCCCAGCTCCGGTCCGGACGCTCTCCCGCGCAAGGTATTCATCTTAGACCCGGTCAGCGGCCAGCGGCGGCTGTGGAAGGCCCTCGCACCGTCGGATCTGACGGGCATCAAGTCGGTGTACCCACCTGCCATCGCGCGCGATGGCGCTGCCTATGCCTACACCTACACCAAGTCGGTGGGAGACTTGTACATCATCGAAGGCGTGAAGTAG
- a CDS encoding glutamine--tRNA ligase/YqeY domain fusion protein: MTATRQPAAEPGASTAPEPRPSNFLRDIIVEDLKAKKFGDAVVQTRFPPEPNGYLHIGHAKAICLDFGLADEFGGRTNLRFDDTNPEKEETEYVDSIMADVKWLGFEWDGLYYASDYFDQLYEWAVQLVKAGKAYVDDLSADETRVYRGTLTEPGKNSPYRDRSVDENLDLFERMRKGEFPDGAKVLRAKIDMNSPNINMRDPVMYRILQAEHHRTGDKWCIYPMYDYAHGQSDSLERVTHSMCTLEFADHQPLYRWYIENLGIFPSQQIEFDRLNLTYTLLSKRKLLQLVNEKRVNGWDDPRMPTLCGIRRRGYTAEAIRNFVTSAGVSRTNGTTDIAMLEHFVREDLNKRAPRTMAVLRPLKLVIDNYPEGQVEEMEAVNNPEDANAGTRKVQFSKVLYIEQDDFREEPPKGYFRLSPGREVRLRYGYFVTCTSVVKDAAGEVVEVHCTYDPATRGGNNPPDGRKVKATIHWVSAQHAIDAEARLYDKLFSKPDPNQVEAGQEFTANLNPDSLEILTACKLEPSLASAKPGARYQFERLGYFCVDPDSAPGRLVFNRTITLKDTWAKIEKRG; the protein is encoded by the coding sequence ATGACTGCCACACGACAACCTGCGGCTGAACCCGGGGCCTCAACCGCACCCGAGCCGCGCCCGTCCAATTTCCTCCGCGACATCATCGTCGAAGATCTCAAGGCCAAGAAGTTCGGCGACGCGGTGGTGCAGACGCGCTTCCCTCCCGAGCCCAACGGATACCTGCACATCGGGCACGCCAAGGCCATCTGCCTCGACTTCGGACTGGCGGACGAATTCGGCGGCCGCACCAACCTGCGCTTCGACGACACCAACCCGGAGAAGGAAGAGACCGAGTACGTCGATTCCATCATGGCGGACGTCAAGTGGCTGGGCTTCGAGTGGGACGGCCTGTACTACGCCTCCGACTACTTCGATCAGCTCTATGAATGGGCGGTGCAGCTCGTCAAGGCGGGCAAGGCGTACGTGGACGATCTCTCCGCAGACGAGACGCGCGTCTATCGTGGCACGCTGACCGAGCCGGGAAAGAACAGCCCCTATCGCGACCGCTCAGTAGACGAGAACCTCGACCTGTTCGAACGCATGCGCAAAGGCGAATTCCCCGACGGCGCCAAGGTGCTGCGGGCGAAGATCGACATGAACTCGCCCAACATCAACATGCGCGACCCCGTGATGTACCGCATCCTGCAAGCCGAGCACCATCGCACCGGCGACAAGTGGTGCATCTACCCGATGTACGACTACGCGCACGGGCAATCGGACTCGCTGGAGCGGGTCACGCATTCCATGTGCACGCTGGAGTTCGCCGACCACCAGCCGCTCTACCGCTGGTACATCGAGAACCTCGGCATCTTCCCCTCACAGCAGATCGAGTTCGACCGGCTCAACCTGACGTACACGCTGCTCAGCAAGCGCAAGCTGCTGCAACTGGTCAACGAGAAGCGGGTCAACGGCTGGGACGACCCGCGGATGCCCACGCTTTGCGGCATCCGGCGCCGCGGCTACACCGCCGAGGCGATCCGCAACTTCGTTACGTCCGCCGGCGTCTCGCGCACCAACGGCACCACCGACATCGCCATGCTGGAGCACTTCGTGCGCGAGGACCTGAACAAGCGCGCGCCGCGTACCATGGCCGTGCTGCGGCCGCTGAAGCTGGTCATCGACAACTATCCCGAAGGCCAGGTCGAGGAGATGGAGGCGGTCAACAATCCCGAGGATGCGAATGCCGGAACGCGCAAAGTCCAGTTTTCGAAGGTGCTGTACATCGAGCAAGACGATTTCCGCGAAGAGCCGCCCAAGGGATACTTCCGCCTGTCTCCGGGACGCGAGGTGCGTCTGCGCTACGGCTACTTCGTCACCTGCACCAGCGTGGTGAAGGATGCGGCGGGCGAGGTGGTCGAGGTTCACTGCACCTACGATCCCGCGACGCGCGGCGGCAACAATCCCCCGGACGGACGCAAGGTGAAAGCGACAATCCACTGGGTCTCCGCCCAGCACGCCATCGACGCCGAGGCGCGGCTCTACGACAAGCTGTTCAGCAAGCCCGATCCCAACCAGGTCGAAGCAGGACAGGAGTTCACAGCGAACCTGAACCCGGATTCGCTGGAGATCCTCACCGCCTGCAAGCTGGAGCCCAGCTTGGCCAGCGCGAAACCCGGCGCACGCTACCAGTTCGAGCGCCTGGGCTACTTCTGTGTGGATCCGGACTCCGCGCCCGGACGGCTGGTCTTTAACCGCACCATCACGCTGAAAGACACCTGGGCGAAGATCGAGAAGCGCGGCTGA
- the gltX gene encoding glutamate--tRNA ligase, translated as MADTANIRVRFAPSPTGFLHVGSARTFIFNWLFARHTGGTMILRLDDTDVERNTDASETSIFDGLRWLGLDWQEEYRQSERLALHQQMARAIFDKGLAYRDFTPPSVGERDRTEGPWLFSLEMREMSRAESDRRAATGEPFALRFRVPRDTEEQIRFTDAVYGEQAKSTADIEDFALLRSDGLPTYHMASCADDVDLRISHIIRGQDHLPNTFKHVLIFRAAGAEPPQFAHLPLLVAPDGAKLSKRKHGPVVSVTTYRDAGFLPQAFINFLCLLGWSPKDDREFMPLDEIVAAFSLENINRANAVVNFKEPAATPEETFDPKAIWLNSQYIYSMPVDELGGRLLPIVRGAGYEVDLEKMKAIAPLIRERIRLLNDVLTVADFFFRKDLPPYDTAQLIPQKGDAAMARKVLERAREVLAKTEFNHDALDQALRGAAKELGLKAGLMFTPIRVAVTGRTAAPPLFETLMVLGRETTLARIEHALQGMQ; from the coding sequence ATGGCTGATACCGCCAACATCCGCGTCCGTTTTGCGCCTTCTCCGACCGGGTTCCTGCACGTCGGCAGCGCGCGCACGTTCATCTTTAACTGGCTGTTTGCCCGCCACACCGGCGGCACCATGATCCTGCGGCTGGACGATACCGACGTCGAGCGCAATACCGATGCCAGCGAGACTTCGATCTTCGACGGCCTGCGCTGGCTCGGCCTGGACTGGCAGGAGGAGTACCGGCAATCGGAGCGCCTGGCGCTGCATCAGCAGATGGCGCGGGCGATCTTCGACAAAGGCCTGGCCTATCGCGACTTCACGCCACCCAGCGTCGGCGAACGGGATCGCACCGAGGGCCCGTGGCTCTTCAGTCTCGAGATGCGAGAGATGTCGCGCGCGGAGAGCGACCGCCGCGCTGCCACCGGGGAGCCGTTCGCGCTGCGCTTCCGCGTGCCCCGCGACACTGAGGAGCAGATCCGGTTCACCGATGCCGTGTACGGCGAGCAGGCCAAGTCCACCGCCGACATCGAAGACTTCGCCCTGCTGCGCTCCGATGGCCTGCCCACGTACCACATGGCGTCTTGCGCCGACGACGTGGACCTGCGCATCTCGCACATCATCCGCGGGCAGGACCACTTACCCAATACGTTCAAGCACGTCCTGATCTTCCGCGCGGCAGGAGCGGAGCCGCCGCAATTCGCGCACCTGCCGCTGCTGGTCGCGCCCGACGGCGCCAAGCTGTCGAAGCGCAAGCACGGCCCAGTGGTCAGCGTGACCACCTACCGCGACGCCGGGTTCCTGCCGCAGGCCTTCATCAATTTCCTCTGCCTGCTCGGGTGGTCGCCCAAGGACGACCGCGAGTTCATGCCGCTGGACGAGATCGTCGCAGCGTTCTCCCTGGAGAACATCAACCGCGCCAACGCCGTGGTCAATTTCAAAGAGCCGGCCGCGACCCCGGAGGAGACGTTTGATCCCAAGGCCATCTGGCTCAACTCGCAGTACATCTACAGTATGCCGGTGGACGAGCTGGGCGGACGGCTGCTGCCCATCGTGCGCGGGGCCGGGTACGAGGTGGACCTGGAGAAGATGAAGGCGATCGCGCCCCTGATCCGGGAGCGCATCCGCCTGCTGAACGACGTGCTGACCGTCGCCGATTTTTTCTTCCGGAAAGACCTGCCGCCCTACGACACCGCGCAACTCATCCCGCAGAAGGGCGACGCGGCCATGGCGCGCAAGGTGCTGGAGCGCGCCCGCGAGGTGCTGGCCAAGACCGAGTTCAACCACGACGCCCTCGACCAGGCGCTGCGCGGCGCCGCCAAAGAGCTGGGACTCAAGGCGGGACTGATGTTCACGCCGATCCGCGTGGCGGTGACGGGGCGCACGGCCGCGCCGCCGTTGTTCGAAACGCTGATGGTGCTGGGGCGGGAAACGACGCTGGCGCGGATCGAGCATGCGCTACAGGGGATGCAATAG
- a CDS encoding radical SAM protein → MTQYVRSRSDFEAAYVGLWRSGELRKRAETALAQLAECRLCPRQCAIDRRTQPGTVCRTARHAVVSSHFAHSGEEDCLRGTRGSGTIFFTHCNLRCVFCQNYETSHLGDGRPVLAEELASMMLELQAQGCHNINLVTPSHVVAQFLEALVIAVESGLRLPIVFNTSGYDRVETLRLLDGVVDIYMPDFKWWSDQAAERYADAPDYPEVARAAIREMHRQVGPLVMDDEGVALRGLLLRHLVMPEGVAGSPEVLKWIARELGPDTFVNLMAQYCPAGQVTPERFGEIARCIRAGEFVQAQAEARAAGLWRLDQRRPARGLF, encoded by the coding sequence ATGACGCAGTACGTGCGAAGCCGCTCCGATTTCGAAGCCGCATACGTTGGGCTGTGGCGGTCCGGGGAGCTGCGGAAACGCGCGGAGACAGCCCTCGCACAACTGGCCGAGTGCAGGCTCTGCCCGCGCCAGTGCGCCATCGACCGCCGTACCCAGCCGGGCACAGTGTGCCGGACGGCGCGCCACGCCGTCGTCAGCTCACACTTCGCGCACTCCGGCGAAGAGGACTGCCTGCGCGGCACCCGAGGTTCGGGCACCATCTTCTTCACCCACTGCAACCTGAGGTGCGTCTTCTGCCAGAACTACGAGACCAGCCACCTGGGCGACGGCCGCCCGGTCTTGGCCGAGGAACTGGCGAGCATGATGCTCGAACTCCAGGCCCAGGGCTGCCACAACATCAACCTGGTGACGCCCTCGCATGTCGTGGCGCAATTCCTGGAAGCGCTGGTGATCGCCGTCGAGTCCGGTCTGCGCCTCCCCATCGTCTTCAACACCAGCGGCTACGACCGGGTGGAGACGCTTCGACTGCTCGACGGTGTGGTGGACATTTACATGCCGGACTTCAAGTGGTGGAGCGATCAGGCGGCGGAGCGCTACGCCGACGCGCCGGACTATCCGGAGGTGGCGCGGGCGGCGATCCGCGAGATGCATCGCCAGGTCGGGCCGCTGGTGATGGACGACGAGGGCGTCGCCCTGCGCGGGCTGCTGCTGCGCCACCTGGTCATGCCGGAGGGCGTGGCGGGCAGCCCCGAGGTGCTGAAGTGGATCGCGCGCGAGCTGGGCCCCGACACCTTCGTCAACCTCATGGCGCAGTACTGTCCCGCGGGGCAGGTGACGCCGGAACGATTCGGCGAGATTGCTCGCTGCATCCGGGCGGGAGAGTTCGTCCAAGCGCAGGCGGAGGCCCGTGCCGCGGGGCTCTGGCGCCTGGACCAGCGGCGGCCAGCAAGAGGCCTGTTCTGA
- a CDS encoding diguanylate cyclase: protein MVDGVFVGIILVPSIAAIVLFALFTYLYQQTQETYFRAWQLGWAAYVLYFGLVSWNIFGQMTMLSRWAAKLCFVVTGLAIFVSVRLVKLPLHFHWYDAALALTGAVWSYLNVRSAATRAPLLVIGQLEIPYLEIEVGIAVLLACCGYRFFQLGRQRDSMGYRLLGISLGFWSVLLFSHQFHDVFEKFVGRMGHVFGPIPQMLLGISMVMVLYENERRSVQENLLAFSSLDVESTKLMSAPELAPSLHKILDRLMTALKVERAAICIHSHWREILPSVQQGFSPEFLSRMTDGDLSDSISTFVFRRGGWTVFRDLKEDLAHLPLTGDDRVLRLRAIFERERVEAMTCISLQTRDRAFGVILLPHKVVKKNFGSSHIRLLLGLAMQIGMTLENYVLMHKAQRRTKEYELLTQIGQVVSSRLDSDEVLRTVHKELGLLFDTDTFYVAFMDGDEIRFEYEFDDGQLMPKRTRRVANGLTEHIVSSGQPILCRSNMEELRRQLGVRPMGRPAKSFLGVPIYRYNQAIGVMAAMNYERENVYDQRDLEVMETSAGQVAVAMENARLFADEQRRARFLAFLNNVSKTAISSQDADQMLAEIVSEIQKNFSYDHFGIGLLDYATKDIEIKAEAGTTAKAQGKRVPLGVGILGRVARTNETALVQNTSESGHLMGILPDARSVLCIPLTYAETLMGVLNVESKHENAFAQQDVLILRTLADLLATALHNAFVFQKMQQQSITDGLTGIKTRRFFLEAVQAEGKRASRSGRPYSVVMIDLDKFKEVNDTLGHLEGDLVLARVGRLLEQKCRQSNVVARYGGDEFVILMPETGVEQAQILSERLRLWLATDPMLNERRITGSFGVASFPVHGSTVEDIVRVADAGMYVSKKGGGNRVSTAEEFAEGETSLQQRQLIASYVEGFLQREHTGPESADELVTTLRKLGSSVKDGSAAEVLMDAVRTLNRAAEAREVAAGHGEAVARYSDIIAHELALSDEEASDLVFAARVHDVGKIIVPEQILNKPSSLTEDEYHLVKTHTIVGAQIIATIPGSQRMCQFVRHHHERFDGAGYPDGLKGEQVPLGARIIAVAESYVDMMTDRPYAPARPQNEAIAELESLAGLQFDGMVVRILVRQLRGERIARAGTSD from the coding sequence ATGGTGGACGGCGTTTTTGTCGGAATCATCCTCGTACCCAGCATCGCGGCGATCGTACTTTTCGCACTCTTCACCTACCTCTACCAGCAGACCCAGGAGACGTACTTCCGCGCTTGGCAACTGGGCTGGGCCGCCTATGTGCTGTACTTCGGGCTGGTCAGCTGGAACATCTTCGGGCAGATGACGATGCTGTCGCGCTGGGCGGCAAAGCTGTGCTTCGTCGTTACCGGGCTGGCCATCTTTGTGTCGGTGCGCCTGGTGAAGCTGCCGCTCCATTTTCACTGGTATGACGCCGCGCTGGCTCTGACCGGCGCTGTGTGGTCCTACCTGAACGTGCGCTCCGCCGCCACCCGCGCGCCGCTGCTCGTGATCGGACAGCTGGAGATCCCTTACCTGGAGATCGAGGTCGGGATTGCCGTTCTGCTGGCCTGCTGCGGCTACCGCTTCTTTCAGTTGGGACGGCAGCGCGACTCCATGGGATACCGCTTGCTGGGGATTTCGCTGGGGTTCTGGAGCGTGTTGCTGTTCTCGCACCAGTTCCACGACGTTTTCGAGAAGTTTGTCGGCCGCATGGGGCATGTCTTCGGACCGATCCCGCAGATGCTGCTGGGTATCTCCATGGTGATGGTGCTGTACGAGAACGAGCGGCGCAGCGTGCAGGAGAACCTGCTGGCCTTCTCCAGCCTGGACGTGGAGTCTACCAAGCTGATGTCGGCGCCCGAGCTCGCGCCCAGCCTGCACAAGATCCTCGACCGGCTGATGACGGCGCTGAAGGTGGAGCGCGCCGCCATCTGTATCCACAGTCATTGGCGAGAGATCCTGCCCTCCGTACAGCAGGGATTTTCTCCTGAGTTCCTCTCCAGGATGACGGACGGTGACCTCTCCGACTCCATCAGCACTTTCGTCTTCCGCCGCGGGGGCTGGACGGTGTTCCGGGACCTGAAGGAAGACCTGGCGCATCTCCCCCTTACCGGCGATGACCGCGTGCTGCGGCTGCGCGCCATCTTCGAGCGGGAGCGAGTGGAGGCCATGACCTGCATCAGCCTGCAGACCCGCGACCGCGCCTTCGGTGTCATCCTGCTGCCCCACAAGGTCGTCAAAAAGAACTTCGGGTCGTCGCACATCCGCCTGCTGCTGGGCCTGGCCATGCAGATCGGCATGACCCTGGAGAACTACGTGCTCATGCACAAGGCGCAGCGGCGCACCAAGGAGTACGAGCTGCTGACCCAGATCGGGCAGGTGGTCAGCTCGCGCCTGGATTCCGACGAGGTGCTGCGCACCGTGCACAAGGAGCTCGGCCTACTGTTCGACACCGATACCTTCTATGTCGCCTTCATGGATGGCGATGAGATCCGCTTTGAGTACGAGTTCGACGACGGGCAGCTCATGCCCAAGCGGACGCGCCGCGTGGCCAACGGCCTGACCGAGCACATCGTCAGCAGCGGCCAGCCCATCCTGTGCCGGTCGAACATGGAGGAATTGCGCCGACAGTTGGGCGTCAGGCCGATGGGCCGGCCGGCGAAGTCCTTCCTGGGTGTCCCCATCTACCGCTACAACCAGGCGATCGGCGTGATGGCGGCGATGAACTACGAGCGCGAAAACGTCTACGACCAGCGCGACCTCGAGGTCATGGAGACCTCGGCGGGCCAGGTGGCCGTGGCCATGGAGAACGCGCGGCTGTTCGCCGATGAGCAGCGCCGGGCGCGCTTCCTCGCCTTCCTCAATAACGTCTCCAAGACCGCCATCTCCAGCCAGGACGCGGACCAGATGCTGGCCGAGATCGTCAGCGAGATCCAGAAGAACTTCAGCTACGACCATTTCGGCATCGGCCTGCTGGATTACGCCACCAAGGACATCGAGATCAAGGCCGAGGCAGGCACCACGGCCAAGGCGCAGGGCAAGCGCGTGCCCCTGGGCGTAGGCATTCTGGGGCGCGTGGCCCGCACCAACGAGACCGCCCTGGTGCAGAACACCAGCGAGAGCGGGCACCTGATGGGGATCCTGCCGGACGCGCGCTCGGTGCTCTGCATCCCCCTCACCTACGCCGAAACCTTGATGGGCGTGCTGAACGTGGAGAGCAAGCACGAGAACGCCTTCGCCCAACAGGACGTGCTCATTCTGCGCACGCTTGCCGACCTCCTCGCCACCGCCCTGCACAACGCCTTCGTCTTCCAGAAGATGCAGCAGCAGTCCATCACCGACGGACTCACCGGCATCAAGACGCGGCGCTTCTTCCTGGAAGCGGTGCAGGCGGAAGGCAAACGCGCCTCCCGCTCCGGGCGTCCGTATTCGGTGGTCATGATCGACCTGGACAAGTTCAAGGAGGTCAACGACACCCTCGGCCACCTGGAGGGCGACCTGGTGCTGGCCCGGGTGGGACGTCTGCTGGAACAGAAATGCCGGCAATCGAACGTGGTCGCGCGCTACGGCGGTGACGAATTCGTCATCCTGATGCCGGAAACCGGCGTGGAGCAGGCGCAGATCCTTTCGGAACGCCTGCGGCTGTGGCTGGCGACCGACCCCATGCTCAACGAGCGGCGCATCACCGGCAGCTTCGGCGTGGCCAGCTTTCCGGTGCACGGTTCGACGGTCGAGGACATTGTGCGCGTGGCCGACGCCGGCATGTACGTCTCCAAGAAGGGCGGCGGCAATCGCGTCTCTACGGCGGAGGAGTTCGCCGAGGGTGAGACCTCACTGCAGCAGCGGCAGCTCATCGCCTCCTACGTGGAGGGGTTCCTGCAGCGCGAGCACACCGGGCCGGAGTCCGCGGACGAGCTGGTCACCACCCTGCGCAAGCTGGGCAGCTCGGTGAAGGATGGCAGTGCCGCTGAGGTGCTGATGGACGCGGTGCGCACGCTCAACCGCGCCGCCGAGGCGCGCGAGGTCGCCGCCGGCCACGGGGAGGCCGTGGCCCGCTACTCCGATATCATCGCCCATGAGCTGGCACTCTCGGACGAGGAGGCCAGCGACCTGGTCTTCGCCGCGCGCGTGCACGACGTCGGCAAGATCATCGTCCCCGAGCAGATCCTCAATAAGCCCTCCTCGCTGACGGAGGACGAATACCACCTGGTCAAGACGCACACTATCGTCGGCGCGCAGATCATCGCCACCATCCCCGGAAGCCAGCGCATGTGCCAGTTCGTGCGCCACCACCACGAGCGTTTCGACGGGGCAGGATATCCGGATGGACTGAAGGGCGAGCAGGTCCCGCTGGGCGCCAGGATCATCGCGGTGGCGGAATCCTACGTGGACATGATGACCGACCGTCCGTATGCCCCGGCACGCCCGCAGAACGAAGCCATCGCGGAACTGGAATCGCTGGCCGGACTGCAGTTTGACGGCATGGTGGTCCGCATCCTGGTGCGCCAGCTCCGCGGCGAGCGCATTGCCCGCGCCGGCACCAGCGACTAG
- a CDS encoding cytidylate kinase family protein produces the protein MLAEGLAKRLGYRCIDREEIIQKAAIWGVSQDDLRTAIEKPPSFLGQSQHTKYIYLAFIQAALTEEVRTGNTIYHGLAGHLLLGTGPHLLRTRIIAPMEFRIGKVQDRLKCTRKEAIAYIEKMDEDRRKWTQFLYGVDWRDASLYDLVLNLEQMDLAEACDVICTVSRLKCFEFTPESQRAMDDLAQASRVKANLAMDRATSDLQFEVIAQGGSVSIKGEIVSPDQAKKVAGIVRAVPGVTEVHLNELALATRF, from the coding sequence ATGCTGGCCGAGGGCCTCGCCAAGAGGCTGGGCTACCGCTGCATCGATCGCGAGGAGATCATCCAGAAGGCCGCGATATGGGGCGTATCGCAGGATGACCTCAGGACCGCGATCGAAAAGCCGCCAAGCTTTCTGGGACAGTCCCAGCACACAAAATACATTTACCTCGCCTTCATCCAGGCGGCGCTGACCGAGGAAGTCAGGACCGGGAACACGATCTACCACGGCCTTGCGGGCCACCTGCTGCTGGGCACTGGGCCTCATCTCCTGCGCACCCGCATCATCGCTCCCATGGAGTTTCGCATCGGCAAGGTGCAGGACCGGCTGAAGTGCACTCGCAAGGAAGCCATTGCGTACATCGAAAAGATGGATGAGGACCGGCGCAAATGGACCCAGTTCCTCTACGGAGTCGATTGGAGAGATGCTTCCCTCTACGACCTTGTGCTCAACCTGGAGCAGATGGACCTGGCAGAAGCGTGCGACGTTATCTGTACCGTTTCGCGGCTGAAGTGCTTCGAGTTCACTCCCGAGAGTCAAAGAGCGATGGACGATCTCGCCCAGGCCAGCCGCGTCAAAGCGAACCTGGCGATGGATCGGGCTACCTCGGACCTTCAGTTCGAGGTGATCGCGCAAGGCGGATCGGTGTCCATCAAGGGGGAAATCGTGAGTCCCGATCAGGCTAAGAAGGTCGCCGGCATCGTCCGGGCGGTACCTGGCGTCACGGAGGTCCACCTGAACGAACTGGCGCTGGCGACTCGATTCTGA